Genomic segment of Rhodococcus sp. W8901:
GGTGCCTCGCCGGCGGGCAACAGTGCCCGGTCGCGAACACGCCGGCGATCGATCTGGACAACGGTCGCTTCGTGTTCACATTCTGGCGCCCCTTCGCCCCACAGGCCGACCTGGTCGCGATGCGCTACACCGGAGGTGACGATCCGAGGATCGTCGAGGACTGGTCGACCGGCACCCTGCCGGGCGGCCCCGCCGGCGGCCCGAACCTGTCCGCGGACGGAAAGACCGTGTACACCAACGACAATGCCGGGCACCTGTGGGCCGTCGACGCCGAGACCGGTGAACCGCGGTGGAGCTACGACGTCGGCTACCCGGCCCTGGGCACCCCGTCCACGTCCGCCGGCGGACTGATCATTCCTGCCGGCGCGGAGAAGGGTCGGCTGCTGGCGGTGCGCGATCGCGGCGACCACGCCGAACTGGTGTGGGAGCGAGCCGATCTGCTGCAGCTCGGCGTGCCCGCGCAGACCGCCGGCACCACCGGATACACCGTCGTCCGGGACGGCGACGCCGGACTCGCACTGCTGACGTTCGACACCGAGACCGGCGAAACGCTCGACCAGGACCCCCTGCCCGGGGCCACCGGGTTCACCGTCGGTACCTCGATCGGACCGGACGGCGAGGTGCTCACCCCGACCCTGATCGGGGAACTGTTCGTCCTGAAGTAGGCGTCAGTCCCGCGCGGCACACACGAAAGCGACGGGCGTCCGGCCGATCCTGGTGAGTACCACCGACATCGGCGTGGTGCCGCGCAGTTTCAGGCGCGGCCGCAGCACCGCCGGATCGATGTCGAGACCACGGACCAGGATCTCCGCCGACCCGCAGTCGCGCGCGGCCAGTTCCTGCCGCAGCGCCTTCTCGGTGTACTTGAGCCGCGCCAGTATCCGGAAACCGCGCACGCCGTCGGGCACGCTGTCGCCGGTCAGGTAGGCGATCCGCGGATCCAGCTGCCACAACCCGTGCCGGGCCGCGTAGTGGCGCACCAGGCCGGACCGCACGACGGCTCCGTCCGGGTCGATGATCCACTCCCCCGGTTCGCGCTCCGGGATGTCGTCGGGCTCGGCGTCGGTGATCTCCCAGGTCGTCCCGTCCGAACGCAGCACGCTCGCCCGGCGCCGCACGCCTGGGCCTGCCAGCCCCGGCGACCACAGGCACGCCTCGCGCACCCCGCCGTCGAGCGAGACCACCTCCACCTCGCCGTCCCAGTCGAGCCGGTCGAAGTCGAGGCCCGGGGCGCACTTCACCGCGAGATCACGCCCGGCGTAGACGTCGAGCAGGTCCGGCAGCGGCGGCATCAGGGCCGCCGGGTCGTGTGTGCGCCTACCGCCGGAACGTCGTGCGGGGTCGGCGATCACGACGGTGTCGCGGGTACAGGGTCGTAGCGCGTCGGCGCGCACGAGTGTCGCGCCGGGAACATTGTGGGCCGCCATCGCCAACCGGACGGGGTCGAGATCGCTGCCGATCACGGTGTCCGCCACCGGAACCAGCGCCGAAAGCTCGGCACCGATCGAGCAGGTGACGTCGTGGACGCGGCGGCCCGCGAGCCGGACGCCGCGGTGCCGCGCCACCACGATCGGCGTCGCCTGCTGCAACGCGTCGTCGGTGAACAGCCAGGACTCGGCACCGTCCAGCTTGGCCTGCGCCTTGCGCCGCAGCAGCACCGTCTCGATCAGCAGTGCCGCGCGGTCACCGAAACGCGCACGCGCCCGGCCGATGTCGGCCAGTCGCGTACGCGTCGACAGCTCCGATTCCGCCGTCTCCGCCAGCGCCGCGATGCCGTCCGCGCTGCGCAGGTATCCGACGTCGTCGGTCGTGAAGTCGTATCCCAAAGCTCGTTCGGCTCAGTTCAGTCGGTGGCGCCCGGCTTCACGCCGGTGATCATCACGTTGTAGAAGAAATTGCGCGGAACCACGTGCTGGAGCACCTTGTCGTCCAGCCAGCTCAGCGACTTGAAACCACCGAACGCGAACCTGGCCCAGCCCCAGCCCAGCTTCTCCGGCGGCACGGCGGCCTCGAAGGTGCGGACCGGCCAGCCGAGCAGCGCGGCGGCGAACTCCTCCGTCTTGGCCTTCACCTCGACGGCGCCGGCCGACTTCGCGATGTTCTCGAGGTCGGTGGGATCGAACGTGTGCAGGTCGACGACGGCCTCGAGCGCGGCGGCACGGGACGACTCGTCGAGCTCGGCCTGCGGACGACGCCAGTCGGACAGGAACGGCAGCTTGGTGACGTTCGTGGTCGCAGCCCACGTCGCGCGCCCGAGCCAGCGGGCGTAGAAGTTGCCGATGGTGCTGGGCTCGCCGGCGAAGACGAACCGGCCGCCCGGCTTGAGCACGCGCAGCACCTCGCGCAGCGACTGCTCGACGTCCGGGATGTGGTGCAGGACCGCATGGCCGACGACGAGGTCGAAGGTGTCGTCCTCGTACGGGATGGTCTCGGCATCGGCGACGCGGCCGTCGACGGGCAGCCCGAGGTGCTCCGCGTTGCGCATCGCGACCTTGACCATGCCCGGGGACAGGTCGGTGACCGAACCGGTCTTCGCGACGCCGCCCTGCATGAGGTTGAGCAGGAAGAAGCCCGTTCCGCAGCCCAGTTCCAGCGCCCGCTCGTACGGCAGCGGCTGATCGCCCGCGACGGCGTCGAACCGGCCCCGCGCGTACTCGATGCAACGCTCGTCGTACGAGATGGACCACTTGTCGTCGTAGGTCTCCGCTTCCCAATCGTGGTACAGGACCTGGGCGAGCTTCGTGTCCTTCAACGCAGCCTCGACCTCTTCGGCGGTTGCGTGCGGGTTCGGCGCGGGATCGATCCCGTCGTTCGGGCTAGCAGTCATGCAGCGAATCCTACCCAATGGTAAGGAATGAACAAGTTCTAGTTTTGGGCCTCGGGGGGCCCGATTTGCGCACTTGCCGCGGTTCCGGACGACCGGAAACGCCGACAAGTGCGCAAATCGCGGTGAGCTCTACTTGCCGGTGAACTTCGCCTTGCCGGGGCCGTTCTCGACGAACGACTCCATGCCGATGGTGCGGTCCGCGGTCGCGAACAGCGACGCGAACAGGTGCTGCTCGATCTTCAGGCCGGTCGCCAGGTCGGTGTCGAGGCCCTGATCGATCGCGGCCTTCGCGGCGGCGATCGCGCGGCTCGCGGCGCCGGTGAACTGCGACGCCCACTTGCGGGCGGCGTTGTACACCTCGTCGGGAGCGACCATCTCGTCGATCAGGCCGATCTGCAGGGCCTCCTCGGCGCCGACGAAGCGGCCCGTGAACACCATGTCCTTGGCCTTCGCCGGGCCCACCAGGCGGGCGAGGCGCTGCGTGCCGCCACCGCCGGGAATGACGCCCAGCAGGATCTCCGGGACACCGAGCTTGACGTTGTCGCCGGCGATGCGGCGATCCGCACCCAGCGCGACCTCGAGGCCGCCGCCCAGCGCGTAGCCGGTGATGGCGGCGACGGTCGGCTTCGGGATGTCGGCGATCGCACCGAGCGCCGACTGCAGGTCGGCGATGATCTCGCTCATCTGCACGAAGTCGAGCTCCGCCATCTCCTTGATGTCGGCGCCCGCGGCGAACACCTTCTCACCGCCGTAGACGATGACAGCCTTGACCTCCGGATCGACGGTGGCCTGCCGGGCCGCGGCCCGAATCTCTTCCTGCACCTGACGGTTCAGCGCGTTCATCGGGGGGCGCGCCAGACGGATCGTACCGATACCTTCGGAAACCTCGAGGGTCACAAACTCAGCCATGTGACTGAGGCTACTGGTCGGCGCCCCAGGGCAACGCCCCGGTGTCGTAGTACCCCTCGTCGCCGGGGAAGGCCACCCGCGGCTTGCCGTCCACGAAGCTCAGCTCGGGCAGGATCGGCGAGATCTCCGGCTCCGCAGCCAGAATCGCGTCGACGCCGTCGAACCGGCCGAGCGCGGCGAGCTGACTCCACGTGGGCGGCAACAGGACACTGCGACGCTCACGCCAGTCGTCGACGGCCGCAGCCGGAGTCCGCCACGAGACCTCCGCGGCCTCCGACGTGTCACCGTCCGCCAACTGCCCCTCCGGGAGCACCGCGACGAAGAAGCGCGTGTCGTACCGGCGCCCCTCCTGGACGGGGGTGATCCAGTTGGCCCACGGGCGCAGCAGATCCGTTCGCAGGACCAGGTTCTCGCGCGCGAGGAAGTCCGCGAACGACAGCTCCCGCGACTCGAGCTGGCGACGCGCCCGCGCGTACCCGGTGGTGTCGGCGACGACGGTGTCGACGGTGGGGCCGGCCAGCAGCACGCCGCACTCCTCGAACGTCTCACGAACCGCCGAGCACACGAGGGCCTTGGCACGGGCATCGTCGACGCCGAACCTCTCGGCCCACCACGACAGCGGCGGACCGGCCCAGCGGACGTCGGCGTCCCCGTCGGACGGATCCACGCCGCCGCCGGGAAACACCGTCATACCGCCCGCGAATGCCATCCCCGCCACACGCCGCAGCAGGAAGACCTCGACGCCCGCGTCGCCGTCGCGCACGAGCATCACGGTGGACGCGTCCTTCGGCGCCGGGACGGTGGTGTCCGGTGCGGTGGTATCCGGTGCGACGGCGCCGACGGAAGCGGCGCCCGACTCTCGAGAAGTTCCCATATCCGGAACCTACGCCCCGAGTGACGAACGCCTCACCACCGGTCCGGTCCGCGTGTCAGGCCCGGTGCAGGCCGGGATGCCGCGTGCGGCGGGCGAAGAATCGGCCGTCGACGCGGTCGAGGGTGATCGCCTGGCTGAAAGCCTCGCTCAGGTTCTCGGCCGTGATGACGTCGTCGAGCAGGCCCTGCGAGACCACGCGGCCCTCCGAGAGCAGCATCGCGTGCGTGAAGCCCGGCGGGATCTCCTCGACGTGATGGGTGATGAGCACCGTCGCCGGCGAATCCGGGTCCGCGGCCAGGTCACCGAGGCGCGCGACGAGTTCCTCACGGCCACCGAGGTCGAGGCCCGCGGCAGGCTCGTCGAGGAGCAACAGTTCGGGGTCGGTCATGAGCGCACGAGCGATCAGCACGCGCTTGCGTTCACCCTCGGACAGCGTCCCGTAGGTGCGGGTCGCGAGATGCTCGGCGCCGAGACTCTCGAGCATCTCGACGGCCCGCTCGGTGTCCATGTCCTCGTAGCGTTCCCGCCAGCGTCCGAGCACCGAGTAACCGGCCGACACCACCAGATCGCTCACGATCTCGTCGGCCGGAACCCGATGCGCGAGCGCCGACGACGACAGCCCGATCCGTGGCCGCAGCTCGGTGATGTCGACCTTGCCGAACGTCTCGCCGAACAGTCGGGCCACGCCGGCGGTCGGGTGGACCTCGGCGGCGGCCATGCGCAGCAGCGACGTCTTGCCGGCGCCGTTGGGGCCGAGCACGACCCACTTCTCGTCCAACTCCACTTGCCAGGAGACCGGGCCGACGAGGGTCGCTCCGCCACGGCGAATCAGGACGTCTTCGAAATCGATGAGGAGATCAGGATCTGGTTCCGACACAGCGACCATCTTCCCGTACTCGGTTGCGGCCGCATCGACTGGACCCGGACCTGCGTGTCGCCCTGGGGATCAGGGAATCGGGGCGATCACCGTCATCGAACCGGGTGCCACCTCGGTGAACCCCGCATCCCGCACCGCCACAGCGGCACCCCTGCCGACTTCGTCACACAGCGCGGCCCACGACCGCGGGTCGGCGTCCCGGACGGCGCAGCGGAATCCGTCTGCCGCCCACTGCCGCACGCGGTCGACGGGCATGGCACCCGCCAGGATCATCGACGCGTGCCCCACCTGGGCGGCGGCCTTGCCGACCGTCATCTCGAGGGACGCGTCGATCCACAGCGTCGGCAGTGCCGGGTCGACCGGTCCCGGCTCGTCGTGGTCCAGGTCGGTGCCGCCGATCTGCAGCTTCTTGATCCGCGGATCGAGGTCGCCCACCCGCCCCGGGACGAGCGCGCGGGCCTGCGCGCCGTCCACGTCGACGGTGACGCCGTCGACGTCGCACGCCGCGAGCCACTGGGCTCCGCGGGCGCGGCGGGCCACCTTGCGGATGCGGGCGTCGGTCCACTCCCGGACCGCGTGCTGCCACGGCCCCGGCTCGCCGCCGGCGTCCGGCCCGACACGCTCGTCGAGACACAACGCGACGGTCGCGGAGGCGGCCGCGGCGAGCAGCGCGCTCCGCGCGGGCGGTTCGATCTTCGGGATGTGCAGCACGATCGGCATCGCCAGCACCTGAGCCGGATCGGCCGGATCCGGGCGGTTGCCGTATCCGGCGGCCAGCACGGCGTGGCGTGCCGCGAAACCGTCCCCGGTCAGGGTCATGCGATCGGCACGCGCCGCACGACACCGTCCACCGCGTCGGCGGCCTCGACCTCGTCGCGGGTCACGCCGAGCACGAACAGCACCGCATCGAGGAACGGATGCGACAGCGCGGTGTCCGCGACCTCGCGCAGCGCCGGCTTGGCGTTGAACGCCACACCCAGACCGGCCGCGGTCAGCATGTCGATGTCGTTGGCGCCGTCGCCGACCGCGACGGTCTGCTCCATCGGCACCCCGACCTCGGCGGCGAACTTGCGCAGCGCGACCGCCTTCGCGGCGCGGTCGACGATGTCGCCGACCACACGCCCGGTGAGCTTGCCGTCGACGATCTCGAGGGTGTTGGCCTGGACGAAGTCGAGCTCGAGCTCGTGCGCGAGGCCCTCGATCACCTGACGGAAACCACCCGACACGACACCGCAGTGGTAGCCGAGGCGCCGCAGCGTCCGGATCGTGGTCCGCGCACCGGGCGTGAGCTGCAGATCGGCGGCGACGTCGTCGATGACCGACGCGTCGAGTCCGGCGAGGGTCGCGACGCGCTGGTGCAGGGACTCGGTGAAGTCGATCTCGCCGCGCATTGCCGACTCGGTGACCGCGCGGACCTCGTCCTCGACACCGGCCCGCGCCGCGAGCATCTCGATGACCTCACCCTGCACGAGCGTCGAGTCGACATCGAACACGATGAGCCGCTTGGCGCGCCGGGCGAGCCCGCCGCGCTCGACGGCGACGTCGACGTTCTCACCGGCCGCGACCTCGGCCAGGCCGGCACGCAGCTGCGCGTCCGCCTCGACGCCGGTGCCCGACGCGGTAACCATCAGCTCGAGGCCGGTGACCGGATAGTCGGCGACACCGCGGATGGAGTCGATGTTGGCGCCCTGCCGTGCCAGCTCACGCGACAACGAACGGAACGCCCGGGCGCTGACCGGGCTGCCGAGCACGACGACCGCGTGGGTCGACACCTGACGGCTCGCCGCGTCGGCGCCGATCTCGACATCGACGTTCATGCCGACCGTGTCCATCGCCTCCTCGAGCTCCTCCTGGAGGGCTTCCGGGTCGGCGGGACACAGGACCAGCACGCCGAGCGTGAGGCGACCGCGGATCACCACCTGCTCGACATCGAGCAGGCTCACATCGTGGCGGGACAGTGCCCCGAAGAGCACCGACGTGACGCCGGGCCTGTCCGGACCTGTAACCGTCACCAGAACAGTGGCGTCTGACGCACCCACCGAGAACTCCGTTCGTTTGGGCTCGAACTACGTACAAAGAAATCCGGCCCCCATTCTGCCAAGTCGAGGTGGCGGCACGGGAAAGGCCCCGCCAGCTCCCTCGACATCGGGGATCGGGCGGGGCCTTCCGGCAGAGCAGGGACCTTCCGGTCCGCTAGGACTTGCTGTCTTCCAGGACCGCGGTGGCGTGCTTGCCGCCGTGTCCGATACCGACATGAGCCTCGTCGCGCAGGCGCTCGACCATGTGCGGGTAGTGCAGCTCGAACGCCGGACGCTCCGAACGGATCCGGGGCAGCTCGGTGAAGTTGTGGCGCGGCGGCGGGCAGGTGGTGGCCCACTCGAGCGAGTTGCCGTAGCCCCACGGGTCGTCGACCTTGACGACCTCGCCGTACCGGTAGCTCTTGAAGACGTTCCACAGGAACGGCAGCGTCGAGGCACCGAGGATGAACGAGCCGATCGTGGAGATCGTGTTCAGCGTGGTGAAGCCGTCGCTGGGCAGGTAGTCCGCGTAGCGACGCGGCATGCCCTCGGCACCGAGCCAGTGCTGGACCAGGAAGGTGGAGTGGAAGCCGACGAACGTGGTCCAGAAGTGCCACTTCGCGAGGCGCTCGTCCATCATGCGGCCGGTCATCTTCGGGAACCAGAAGTAGATACCCGCGTAGGTGGCGAACACGATGGTGCCGAAGAGCACGTAGTGGAAGTGCGCGATCACGAAGTACGTGTCGGTGACGTGGAAGTCGATCGGCGGGCTTGCGAGCAGGACGCCCGACAGACCACCGAAGAGGAAGGTCACGAGGAAGCCGACCGAGAACAGCATCGGCGACTCGAACGTCAACTGTCCCTTCCACATCGTTCCGATCCAGTTGAAGAACTTCACACCGGTCGGGACCGCGATGAGGAACGTCATGAAGGAGAAGAACGGCAGCAGGACGGCGCCCGTCGCGTACATGTGGTGCGCCCACACGGCGATCGACAGGGCCGCGATGGCCATCGTGGCGTACACCAGACCGCTGTAACCGAAGATCGGCTTACGCGAGAAGACCGGGAAGATCTCCGAGACGATGCCGAAGAACGGCAGCGCGATGATGTACACCTCGGGGTGACCGAAGAACCAGAACAGGTGCTGCCACAGCAGGACGCCACCGGTTGCCGGGTCGAAGATGTGGCCACCGAGGTGACGGTCGACGAACAGGCCCATGAACGCGGCGGTGAGCAGCGGGAACGCCAGCAGGATGAGGATGGCGGTGATGAGGATGTTCCACGTAAAGATCGGCATCCGGAACATGGTCATGCCCGGTGCGCGCAGGCACACGATGGTGGTGATGAAGTTGACGCCACCGAGGATGGTGCCCAGACCGGCAACCGCGAGGCCCAGGATCCACAGGTCCGCACCGATGCCGGGCGAGTGCAGCTCGCTCGTCAGCGGGGTGTAGGCGGTCCAGCCGAAGTCGGCCGCGCCACCCGGGGTGATGAAGCCGGCGGTGGTGATGATGGCGCCGAACAGGTACAGCCAGTAGCTGAACGAGTTCAGACGCGGGAACGCCACGTCGGGCGCGCCGATCTGCAGCGGAACGATGTAGTTCGCGAAGCCGAACACGACCGGGGTCGCGTACAGCAGCAGCATGATCGTGCCGTGCATCGTGAACAGCTGGTTGAACTGCTCGTTGGACAGGAACTGCAGGCCCGGAACAGCGAGTTCGGTTCGCATCAGCAGGGCCATGAGGCCACCGATGAGGAAGAAGGCGAACGACGTCACCAGGTACATGATCCCGAGCACCTTGGGGTCGGTGGTCGTGATCATCTTGTAAATGAACGAGCCCTTGGGTCCCTGCCGTGGCGGGTAAGGCCTCGCTGCTATCTCTGGGACTGGCTGGGGCGCTACGGCAGTCACTAATCCTCCTGAATGTGCCCTTGATCGCTCCGCAGGCTCCGCTCTGAGCGCCGATCCCGGGCTGGCGAGATAGGCGTTCGCTGGCTTGCGCTCATCGAATCGTAGACGGTGCCTTCGGGGCCCGCGGACCGGGTCCTACTCCCTGTCGTACTCGGGCCGTAGTTCCCTCGGCCCACAGAGCCGCGAGCAGGACTTTAGTCCCCCACCGGACCATCCGCCGGATGCGTCACGGCGTGTCGGTGCCGGTCGACCGACGCCCGAGCGTCACACCACAGAAGTCGACCACCGGGAACCCCACATCCCCGGTTGTTAAGGTTTTGCTTACCTAACCCCCTTCCTCTTGGAGTCTCGACCCGTGCACACACAGACCCGACGCCGCACCCTCACGTCCCTGGCCGCAGTCGGCGTGGCCGTCAGCCTCGCCCTCACCGGTTGCTCGTCCAGCGGGAGCACCGCCGATACAACGGCGTCCGCGACCGACGAGTTCCCGCGGACCGTCCAGCACTTCCGCGGCGCGACCGACATCGACGCCCAGCCGCAGCGGATCGTCACGCTCGACAACAGCTACGCGGACGCCGTCCTGCTGCTCGAGTCCCCTCTCGTCGGCTACGTCGACTACCGCGGACAGGGCC
This window contains:
- a CDS encoding peptidyl-tRNA hydrolase → MTLTGDGFAARHAVLAAGYGNRPDPADPAQVLAMPIVLHIPKIEPPARSALLAAAASATVALCLDERVGPDAGGEPGPWQHAVREWTDARIRKVARRARGAQWLAACDVDGVTVDVDGAQARALVPGRVGDLDPRIKKLQIGGTDLDHDEPGPVDPALPTLWIDASLEMTVGKAAAQVGHASMILAGAMPVDRVRQWAADGFRCAVRDADPRSWAALCDEVGRGAAVAVRDAGFTEVAPGSMTVIAPIP
- the ctaD gene encoding aa3-type cytochrome oxidase subunit I, yielding MTAVAPQPVPEIAARPYPPRQGPKGSFIYKMITTTDPKVLGIMYLVTSFAFFLIGGLMALLMRTELAVPGLQFLSNEQFNQLFTMHGTIMLLLYATPVVFGFANYIVPLQIGAPDVAFPRLNSFSYWLYLFGAIITTAGFITPGGAADFGWTAYTPLTSELHSPGIGADLWILGLAVAGLGTILGGVNFITTIVCLRAPGMTMFRMPIFTWNILITAILILLAFPLLTAAFMGLFVDRHLGGHIFDPATGGVLLWQHLFWFFGHPEVYIIALPFFGIVSEIFPVFSRKPIFGYSGLVYATMAIAALSIAVWAHHMYATGAVLLPFFSFMTFLIAVPTGVKFFNWIGTMWKGQLTFESPMLFSVGFLVTFLFGGLSGVLLASPPIDFHVTDTYFVIAHFHYVLFGTIVFATYAGIYFWFPKMTGRMMDERLAKWHFWTTFVGFHSTFLVQHWLGAEGMPRRYADYLPSDGFTTLNTISTIGSFILGASTLPFLWNVFKSYRYGEVVKVDDPWGYGNSLEWATTCPPPRHNFTELPRIRSERPAFELHYPHMVERLRDEAHVGIGHGGKHATAVLEDSKS
- a CDS encoding NUDIX hydrolase, whose amino-acid sequence is MGTSRESGAASVGAVAPDTTAPDTTVPAPKDASTVMLVRDGDAGVEVFLLRRVAGMAFAGGMTVFPGGGVDPSDGDADVRWAGPPLSWWAERFGVDDARAKALVCSAVRETFEECGVLLAGPTVDTVVADTTGYARARRQLESRELSFADFLARENLVLRTDLLRPWANWITPVQEGRRYDTRFFVAVLPEGQLADGDTSEAAEVSWRTPAAAVDDWRERRSVLLPPTWSQLAALGRFDGVDAILAAEPEISPILPELSFVDGKPRVAFPGDEGYYDTGALPWGADQ
- the serB gene encoding phosphoserine phosphatase SerB: MGASDATVLVTVTGPDRPGVTSVLFGALSRHDVSLLDVEQVVIRGRLTLGVLVLCPADPEALQEELEEAMDTVGMNVDVEIGADAASRQVSTHAVVVLGSPVSARAFRSLSRELARQGANIDSIRGVADYPVTGLELMVTASGTGVEADAQLRAGLAEVAAGENVDVAVERGGLARRAKRLIVFDVDSTLVQGEVIEMLAARAGVEDEVRAVTESAMRGEIDFTESLHQRVATLAGLDASVIDDVAADLQLTPGARTTIRTLRRLGYHCGVVSGGFRQVIEGLAHELELDFVQANTLEIVDGKLTGRVVGDIVDRAAKAVALRKFAAEVGVPMEQTVAVGDGANDIDMLTAAGLGVAFNAKPALREVADTALSHPFLDAVLFVLGVTRDEVEAADAVDGVVRRVPIA
- a CDS encoding ABC transporter ATP-binding protein — its product is MVAVSEPDPDLLIDFEDVLIRRGGATLVGPVSWQVELDEKWVVLGPNGAGKTSLLRMAAAEVHPTAGVARLFGETFGKVDITELRPRIGLSSSALAHRVPADEIVSDLVVSAGYSVLGRWRERYEDMDTERAVEMLESLGAEHLATRTYGTLSEGERKRVLIARALMTDPELLLLDEPAAGLDLGGREELVARLGDLAADPDSPATVLITHHVEEIPPGFTHAMLLSEGRVVSQGLLDDVITAENLSEAFSQAITLDRVDGRFFARRTRHPGLHRA
- a CDS encoding enoyl-CoA hydratase/isomerase family protein, giving the protein MAEFVTLEVSEGIGTIRLARPPMNALNRQVQEEIRAAARQATVDPEVKAVIVYGGEKVFAAGADIKEMAELDFVQMSEIIADLQSALGAIADIPKPTVAAITGYALGGGLEVALGADRRIAGDNVKLGVPEILLGVIPGGGGTQRLARLVGPAKAKDMVFTGRFVGAEEALQIGLIDEMVAPDEVYNAARKWASQFTGAASRAIAAAKAAIDQGLDTDLATGLKIEQHLFASLFATADRTIGMESFVENGPGKAKFTGK
- a CDS encoding class I SAM-dependent methyltransferase; its protein translation is MTASPNDGIDPAPNPHATAEEVEAALKDTKLAQVLYHDWEAETYDDKWSISYDERCIEYARGRFDAVAGDQPLPYERALELGCGTGFFLLNLMQGGVAKTGSVTDLSPGMVKVAMRNAEHLGLPVDGRVADAETIPYEDDTFDLVVGHAVLHHIPDVEQSLREVLRVLKPGGRFVFAGEPSTIGNFYARWLGRATWAATTNVTKLPFLSDWRRPQAELDESSRAAALEAVVDLHTFDPTDLENIAKSAGAVEVKAKTEEFAAALLGWPVRTFEAAVPPEKLGWGWARFAFGGFKSLSWLDDKVLQHVVPRNFFYNVMITGVKPGATD
- a CDS encoding THUMP-like domain-containing protein gives rise to the protein MGYDFTTDDVGYLRSADGIAALAETAESELSTRTRLADIGRARARFGDRAALLIETVLLRRKAQAKLDGAESWLFTDDALQQATPIVVARHRGVRLAGRRVHDVTCSIGAELSALVPVADTVIGSDLDPVRLAMAAHNVPGATLVRADALRPCTRDTVVIADPARRSGGRRTHDPAALMPPLPDLLDVYAGRDLAVKCAPGLDFDRLDWDGEVEVVSLDGGVREACLWSPGLAGPGVRRRASVLRSDGTTWEITDAEPDDIPEREPGEWIIDPDGAVVRSGLVRHYAARHGLWQLDPRIAYLTGDSVPDGVRGFRILARLKYTEKALRQELAARDCGSAEILVRGLDIDPAVLRPRLKLRGTTPMSVVLTRIGRTPVAFVCAARD